The following DNA comes from Stigmatella erecta.
GCGCCTCATCGAGAAGAGCGACCGCGTGGGAGGCCTCATCAAGACCGAGGTCATCGACGGCTGCTACTTCGATCCCACCGGGCACTGGCTGCACCTGAGGGATCCGGAGATCCGCGAGCTGGTGAATACGCGCTGGCTGCCTGGCCAGATGGTGAGCATCCAGCGCAAGGCGGCCGTGTTCTCCCGGGGCGTCTTCACGCGCTTTCCCTACCAGGTGAACACCCATGGGCTGCCGCCGGAGGTCGTCGCGGAGAACCTGGTGGGCTACGTGGACGCCATCTACGGCGAGAAGGGCCGCGCGCTGCGCGAGCGGGACCCGCGCAACTTCGAGGAGTTCATCCTCCGTTACATGGGCGAGGGCTTCGCGAAGAACTTCATGGTGCCGTACAACCAGAAGCTCTGGACGGTGCACCCGCGCGAGCTGTCCGCCGCCTGGGTCGGCCGCTTCGTGCCCCGGCCCAGCCTCAAGGAAGTGGTGGACGGGGCGCTGGGGGTGGGCAGCGATGCGCTGGGCTACAACGCCTCCTTCCTGTACCCCCGCGAGGGCGGCATCGAGAGCCTCGCCCGGGCCATGCTGCGCGGCCTGCAGGGGGGCGAGCTGAGCGTCCGCACCGAGCCCACCGCGATCGACTGGCAGGCCCGGAAGCTCACGCTCTCCGATGGGCGCACGCTCGGCTATTCGGAGCTGCTGTCCACGCTGCCCTTGCCCTACCTGGTACGTCTGCTGGGGCAGGGCGCCTCGGGGGTGCCGGACGAGGTGCGCGCCGCCGCGGGCCGCCTGCGCGCCACCACGGTCACCTATGTCTGCGTGGGGGCCCGGGGAGAGAACCGGCAGCCCTGGCATTGGATCTACCTGCCCGAGCCGGAGTTCACGACCTACCGCATCGGGTCGCCCTCGGCGGTCTACGCGCCCCTGGCGCCGCCCAACACGGCCACCTTCTACGTGGAGTACAGCCACCACGGGGAGCTGTCCCCCGGGCAGTGCGAGCAGCTCGCGGTGGAGGACCTGGTGCGCTCCGAGATGGTCCACGCCGCAGGGGACATCCTCTTCACCCGGGCGGTGGAGATTCCGCATGCGTACGTGCTCTACGACGAGGCCTACGGCGCCGCGAAGGCGGAGATTCTCCGCTTCCTGGAGCACGCCCGCATCCTGACGGCCGGGCGCTATGGCCAGTGGGAGTACTCGTCCATGGAGGATGCCATCCTGGGCGGCCGGGCCTGTGCCCAGGCCATCAACGCGCGGTGAACGCTGGAGGGCAGGGCGTGCATCTCGGCTGTCGACGGTTCGCCGGGAGCGTGCTAGGCCCCGGCCTCTGACCCTCTGGCATCCGTTCGACCATGGCCCTGTACCTGTCCGTCGTCATTCCCGTCTACAACGAGGCCTCCATCCTCGCCTCCGCCGCGGCGGAGCTGTGCCAGGGGCTGGACGCGCGAGGCTGGGACTACGAGGTCATCTTCGCGGAGAACGGCTCGCGGGACGCGACGCCGGAGCTGCTGGCGAAGCTGTGCGCCCAGAACCCGCGCCTGCGCTGGTTCCACTCGGAGCGGCCCAACTACGGCGCGGCGCTCAAGGCGGGCATCATCCAGGCCCGGGGCACCTACGTGGTCTGCGACGAGATCGACCTGTGCGATCTCACCTTCTACGACGCGGCGCTGCCCCGGCTGGAGCGGGGCGACGCGGACATGGTGGTCGGCTCCAAGGCCGCCAAGGGCGCCAGTGACCACCGGCCGCTGGTGCGGCGCGTGGCCACGCGCGTCCACAACAAGCTCCTGAAGGTGATGCTGGACTTCCGGGGCACCGACACGCACGGCCTGAAGGCCTTCCGGCGCGAGGCCCTGCTGCCCGTCATCGCCCGGTGCGTGGTGGACATGGACGTGTTCGCCAGCGAGTTCGTCATCCGCGCGTGGCGCGAGGGGCGCAAGGTGATGGAGATTCCCATCCAGCTCCACGAGAAGCGCCAGCCCTCCATCCACCTCTTCCGGCGCGTGCCCAACGTGCTGAGGAACGTGGGCAAGCTCGTCTACGTCATCCGCATTCGCGGCACCTGAGGGAGGGGACGCGGATGGCCTCCCGGCTCGCCTCCCTCTCCGTCGACCTCGATTCGCTGCACCACTACTGCCGCATCCATGGCCTGCCCGAGACGGTGCTCGATGCGCGCGCCCGGAAGCTGGTGTACGCGAAGGCCGTGCCGCGCTTCCAGGAGCTCTGGGCCACGGTGGG
Coding sequences within:
- a CDS encoding protoporphyrinogen/coproporphyrinogen oxidase → MDPTVILGAGLAGLSAAHFLQRPWRLIEKSDRVGGLIKTEVIDGCYFDPTGHWLHLRDPEIRELVNTRWLPGQMVSIQRKAAVFSRGVFTRFPYQVNTHGLPPEVVAENLVGYVDAIYGEKGRALRERDPRNFEEFILRYMGEGFAKNFMVPYNQKLWTVHPRELSAAWVGRFVPRPSLKEVVDGALGVGSDALGYNASFLYPREGGIESLARAMLRGLQGGELSVRTEPTAIDWQARKLTLSDGRTLGYSELLSTLPLPYLVRLLGQGASGVPDEVRAAAGRLRATTVTYVCVGARGENRQPWHWIYLPEPEFTTYRIGSPSAVYAPLAPPNTATFYVEYSHHGELSPGQCEQLAVEDLVRSEMVHAAGDILFTRAVEIPHAYVLYDEAYGAAKAEILRFLEHARILTAGRYGQWEYSSMEDAILGGRACAQAINAR
- a CDS encoding glycosyltransferase family 2 protein, whose product is MALYLSVVIPVYNEASILASAAAELCQGLDARGWDYEVIFAENGSRDATPELLAKLCAQNPRLRWFHSERPNYGAALKAGIIQARGTYVVCDEIDLCDLTFYDAALPRLERGDADMVVGSKAAKGASDHRPLVRRVATRVHNKLLKVMLDFRGTDTHGLKAFRREALLPVIARCVVDMDVFASEFVIRAWREGRKVMEIPIQLHEKRQPSIHLFRRVPNVLRNVGKLVYVIRIRGT